In the genome of Luteitalea pratensis, the window GCTCGTCGGCCGGATGCTCACGTTCACGTTGAACGGCACCACGGTCATCTGCAACCGCGAGATCCCGGGGATCACCGGCGGCGCGCTCGACAGCGCCGAGGCGGACCCAGGCCCGTTGCTGCTGCAGGGCGATCATGGCCCGGTGGAGTACCGCAACATCGTGATCACGCCGGCGAAGAGCGCGCGGTAGCTCGCCGCAGCCTCTGCCCCGTTCACTCCATCCGAAGCGCGATCATCGGATCGAGGCGTGAGGCTCGTCGTGCCGGGATGTATGCCGCGCACGCAGAGACGGCTGCGAGCACGCCGACTGCTGTCCCGTACGCAACGGGATCGAACGGAGTGGTGGCGTACAACAAGCCGGCCGCGGCGCGTGCGGCGGTGAAGGCCAGTGGCAGCCCGATCGCTCCACCCAGCAGCACCGACAGCAGCGCCTCGCGCACGATGAGCCACTGAACGGCGGCGCGGTTGGCGCCGAGCGCGATGCGAATGCCCAGTTCGGCAGTGCGACGCCTGACTGCGTACGACACCGTGCCGTACAGGCCGAGGCATGCCAGGCCGAGTGCCGCCGCACCGAACGTCATGGTCAGCCAGCCGAGGAGCCGCTCGACGCCCATCGATCTGACGATGCCTTCGTCAAGCGTTTCGATCGCGCCGATGGCAAGGCGCGGCTCCGACTCGCGCAGGGCGCTTCGAACCGCATTGATCACGGCGGCCGGTTCGCCGCTGACGCGCACCTGCACGTGGTTGGCATATCGATCCGATTGCGTCGCCAGCAGATACGTCATGTTGACCGACTCGGTCCTCACGTCGTTGTAACGAGCATCCTCCACCACGCCAACGATCTCGTATCCGTCTGCGTCGAAGTTCGAACTTCCCCAACTCAATCGCCTGCCGATGGGACTCTGATTGGGGAAGTACCGCCGCGCCATGGTCTCGCTGATGACGCCGACCCGCCGGGTGGTTGCCGAGTCCTCCGCGCCAAACGCGCGTCCCTGCGTGATGGCCAGTCCCACGGTCTCGAAGTAGTCGGACGTGACCCAGTTCTTGCGCGTTTCCATTCGCTCCGCTGAAGCGGGCACGTATCCCTCGACCAGGAAATTGCCTCGATTCCGCCCGGTGAACGCGCCAGTCCAGGACAGGCTGACAGCGGCCACGCCTGGCACGCGACCGACACCGTCGGCGACACGCGTGTACAACGCTGGCAACTCGGCCACGGTGTAGCCAGACGAACGCGGGTCGATCCGCGCCACCAGCACGTGGTCTCGATCGAATCCCACGTCCACGTTCACCAGGGCCTGCAGGCTCCGCATGAACAACACCGCGACCAGCAGCAGGATGGCGATCGCCATCTGACCCGCTACCAGGATCTTGCCGAGCGGGATGCCTGCGGCGCGGCCCTCGACTCCAATGACACCGCGCGACTGCTCCTTGAGGCTTTCGGCCAGCGGCACCCGAGTGCCGCGTATCGCCGGGAGCAGGCCGAACGCCAACGCCGTGGCCGCCGATGTCGCGAACGTCAGGCTCATGACGCGCCAGTCGGGCCTGACGTCGATGCATACCCAGGGTACTCTCGACCGTCAAGAGGAGGGCGGTTGGCTTGACGCCGTCCTACGACCCTTCCCGCAGGACCACCAGGGGCGACTTGACCGCCGCGCGCAGTGCGGGCGCGAGCGACGCCACCACCGCGAGCACGGCCACGATGGCCGTCGAGTAGATGAACGGCGTGGTTCCGCTCGCGACCGCGTCGAAGACACGACCAAGCACGAAGACACCGACGATCGCGACCACGCCGCCAGCCACCATGCCGTACGCCGCGAGACGCAGGCCATCGCCGAGGACGAGTGTCAGCACGTCCTGTCCGGACGCCCCGAGGATCATCCGCATTCCGATCTCCATGGACCGCTGCCGGACGGCGTATGCGATCACCCCGTACACGCCGAGCATCGCCATCAGCAACGCGGCACTCGCGAAGAACGTCGCCAGGAAGGACACCGCCCTTTCGAGGGTCATCGTTCCCTGGATGATCTCGCGCATGGTCGCCACCGCGTGGACCGGCTGCGCGGCGTCGACCCGCCTGACGGCCTGGCGGATGTCTGGCGCCAGTGACGCGACGGGACGCGTCGAGCGCACCACGACGTACATGCTCTCGACGGGGTAGGGGAAGACGAGCACGTAGACTTCGGGAGACGTCGGCACGTCCATCCCCTCGTTCTTCACGTTGCCGACGATGCCGACGACCTGGAAGCGTGGCCCCTGGCGATCGTCGAACGTGCCGTGAGCACCAACCGCGTCACGCTCGCCCCAGTAGCGCCGGGCAGCCGCCTCGTTGAGGACTACCGGCACGTCGCCCGGACGAGCGTCGAGGTCGGTCAGCAGGCGGCCGCGGTGCAAGGGAATCCGCATGACGTCGAAGTAGCCCGGGCTCACGGCCATCAGGCGGCTCGTGCGATGCGCCGCGTCGGCGTCCGGAGCGCCTTCCGGATGGATCGACGTCACCCGGCCCCAGCCGGTGAGCGGCAGCTGGTTCGCGAAGGCCACCGCGTCGACGCCAGGAATCGCGCCGATCGCCGCCACCAGGCGCTTCTGGTTGGGGATGCGTTGATCCGGATCGAACGCGATCGTCCCGGGCACACTGAGGATGAACGTCAGGAGGTTGTCGGCGTCGAAACCGGGCGACGCGTGTGCCAGGTGCCTGACGTGGACGATCAGGGCGGCGCTCACGGTCAGCAGGCCGAAGGCGAGCGCGACTTCCGCAATGACCAGCGACCGCGACGCCCGACGGCTCTGGCGCCCAGCGGACACCCGCACGCCGTCTCCGAGCGCCGCGGCCGGCGTCGTGCGCGCGGCCTGGCGCAGCGGTGCCAGGCTGGACAGGATGCCCGCGACGGCTGCGGCGCCGAGGGCAAAGCCCAGGACTCGCCAATCAACGTGAATGTCGTCGGGTCGCGGGAGATAGTCGCCCGCGAGGGACACGACGGCCGGCGTCACCACGAGGCTGAGCGCGATGCCGATGGCAGCGGCGGGGAGCGCGATCAGCAACCCCTCGGCGACGTACTGCATCGCGAGCTGGCCGCGGCTGGCGCCGAGCGCCACGCGCATCGCGGTTTCGCGGGCCCGCGCCACCGACCGGGAGAGCAGCAATCCGGCGGCGCTGGCGCACGCGATCAGGAACAGCAGCGCGGCGGCCGCAAAGAGCAGCAGAAGCGTAGGACGGACCCGCTCGATGACGGTCTCGTGCAGGTCGCGCACCCGCGCCGTGGAGGTCAGCCGGCGCTTCGGGTTCTCCGCCACGAGTGCGGCAGCCACCCGAGTCACATCGGCCGTCACCGCGGCGACGCTGACACCCGGCTTGCGCCGCGCGTAGACGAGGTAGCAGCAGCCATCGCGCTCGGCGATGTCGAGCGGCGTCCAGACATCCACGCGGTCGGCAGCCGCGGTCTGGCCGGTCACCGGCAGGTGAAAGGACGCGGGCATCACGCCCGCGACCGCATAGGCACGGCCGTCGAGCGTGAGCCCCTGCCCGACGATGGCAGGATCGGCTCCGAGGCGCCGCCACAATGCGTGCGAGATCACGGCGCCGCTGTCGTCGTCGAACCAGCGGCCGAGCGACGGAGCGACACCGAACTGGTGCACCAGCGGGATCGTGACGGCAACGCCCTTCACGTGCAGCGGCTCGACGCCGTGCATCAGGTTCTTGCCGCTCTCACGAAACCAGCCGAACGCATCGAAGGTCGTGGTCCGCTGCTGGTACTCCTCGGCGTCCCGGTAGGAAAGGTCTCCGCAGCGCTCCGTGTCGATGCGGTCCGATTCGCACAGCGCCACGAAGCGGTGGCCGTCGCGGTACCCCAACGGCTTCAGCATCACGCCGTTGACGACGGTGTAGATCGCGGTGGCCGATCCGATGCCGACGGCCAGCGCGAAGGTGGCCAGCAGCGCAATGCTCTTCGCGCTCCGCCACGATCGCCATGCCTGTGAGAATGCCCGTGTCACGGCCTCGGCACGTGGCAGCCCCCGAGCCTCACGGTGCAGCACCTTCGTCGCGGTCAGCCCGCCCATCTGCAGGACGGCCTGGCGGTGCGCCTCCTCCGGAGACAAGCCGCGCTGCACGTTGCGGTGTGTCAGCAGGTCGAGATGAGCGGAGAGCTCTTCGTCCAGTTCCAGATCGAGCGTGCGCTTCCGGAAGATCGCCATGAGACGGGCCAGCGCTTCCTGCGCGTACCGCATCATCGGTTGTTCCCTCCGACGCCCGTGGCCAGCACGCGGCCAATCACTGTCGCCAGGCGCGTCCAGTTGGTCGTCTCCGCGGTGAGCGCCTTTTCCCCGGCACGCGTCAGCGAGTAGTACTTCGCACGACGATTGTTCTCGGACGTCCCCCAGGAGGTCTTGATCAGCCGGCGCTGCTCGAGGCGCACGAGCGAGGCGTAGATGGTGCCCTCGTTCATCGCCAGTTCGTCACCGCTGGTCTGCTCGAGGCGACGGGCGACGCCGTAGCCATGCAGGGGACCCATCGACGACAGGATCTGGAGCACCAGCAGATCCAGTGTGCCCTTCAGGAGGTCGATCTTGTCTTCGGACACGCGTGGCTCCTCTGTTACTAACAGAGGTAGACTAGCATGCCTTCTCTGCGACTCGCAAAGGAACTTGGGACGGTCGACGGTCACTGCCGGGCTTCCGTTCGCCATACACTTACGCGATGCCAAAGTCGTCCCGCACGTCGCACCTCGCCCACGATCGCCGGCTCATCGTCGCCGCGCTCACGGGCCTGCTCGCGACCGGCTTCGCTGCCTGCGCCGCCAGAAATGGCGGACCCCAACCGGCCAACGTCGCTGCTCCGACGTCCGCTGCCGATGACCGGCAGGCCGTCCTGCTCTTCCGGCGAAAAGTGGAGGACTACGCCGCGCTGCATCGCCGACTCGCACGCTCCATGCCGACGGTGTCGGCACAGGCCTCGCCGGCAGACGTCCATGCGCAAGAGCTGGCGTTCGAGAAGCTGATCGCGAGTGAACGCCGGTCGAGCAACGCCGGCGATCTCTTCATCGTCGAGATCCAGCCGCTGATACGGCGTGTCGCCGGGGAGCTGCTGTCGGGGCAGGCCGGCGCGCCGCTCCTGGACACCATCAAGGAGGAGAGCACCGAGGGGCGCGCCAGCGCACGGGTAAACGCACGCTATCCAGACAGCGTGCCGCTGTCCAGTGTGCCGGCGCAGCTGCTCGCGGCGCTGCCGGCGCTGCCCGAAGAACTCGAGTACCGCTTCGTCGGGCGGGACCTCATTCTCCTGGACACGAAAGCGAGGCTGGTCGCCGACGTGATGCCGCTCGTCCTGCCGAGATGACCATGAGACGACCGGCCTGCCTGGGTGCGAGCGTCCTCGCCAGCGCCCTGCTGTTCACGTTCCCGGCGGCCCCCGCAACGGCGCCGTGGCCAGAGTTCACACAAGCGGCTGCACCTGCACGCGAGTTCTCGCTGCCGAACCGGTCGTCGTCGCTGAAGTTCTTCGTGCTCGGTGACTTCGGCACGGGCAGTCGCCAGCAGTACGCGCTGGGCGAGCGCATGGCGACCGTGCACCGCGTGTTTCCGGCAACGCTGGTCATCACCGTCGGTGACAACATCTACGGGGGCGAGCGTCCCCAGGACTTCACGAAGAAGTTCGAGGAGCCGTACCGCGAGTTGCTGGAACGCGGCGTCAAGTTCCACGCCTCGCTTGGCAACCATGACGCGCGCGAACAGTCGCACTACGCCCCGTTCAACATGGGCGGTCGCACGTACCACAGCTTCGATGCGCCTCGCCAGGACGTGAAGTTCATCGCGATCGAAAGTGACTATCCGACGCCAAAGCAGATCGCGTGGCTGAAGGAGGAACTGGCCAGCCGCGACGACTGGATCATTCCGTACTTCCATCACCCACTGTATTCGTCTGGCCGCCGTCATGGGCCGCACCTCGACCTGCGTGCAACGCTCGAGCCGCTGTTCCTGGCAAGCAACGTCACCGTGGTCTTCGCCGGCCACGAGCACTTCTACGAACGGACGAAGCCGCAGCGGGGCATCACGCATTTCATCGTCGGCTCGGGTGGGCAGCTGCGCAAGGGCAACCTCGATCCGCGCAGCAGCGTCACGGCCCGGGGCTTCGATACGGATCGCGCGTTCCTGGCCGTGGAGATCGATGGCGACGAACTGTTCTTCAACGCGATCGATACGGCGGGCGCCGTGGTCGACTCGGGACAGATCGCACGCCGCAAGCGGTAATCCAGGGGAGGACCAGGCCTGGCCGAGTCGCAGCCCGCCGGACTGCCCGGCGTACGACATCGCGTACACCGCCCGGCCCGGCCCGGCCCGGCCCGGCATGCCACGGACCACTGAATCGACCCATGCCCCTGCAGATCAGTGAACATTTCAAGAGGCTGCTGCCGATCGCCCTCGTGCCCCTGTGGTGTGTGGCAGCCGGACTGACAGCGTTCTCCGCCCTGTACGGCGAGTCGCTGCCGTTGCCTGGCATCCAGGTGTCCCTGCGGAATGCGAGCCGGCCGTTCCTGCTGCTTGCGGTGCTGACGTTGCTGCTCGTGCACCTGCGTCCGGCGCGTGCGCTTCGCATCAGGGACGGCGTCCGGCGCGTGTCGGCCACGGTGCCGGCATGGTGCGTAGCCATAGCGCTGGCAGTTCTTGTCGGCGCGGTCGGATGCCGTTTCGGCTCCGACGTGGCGGCCGGGGCCGACAGCTACGGCTACATCACTCAGGCAGAGATGCTGTCAACTGGTCACCTGCAGCGACCAGAATCAGCGCTTGCTGCCGGAGCCACGTGGCCGAACAGCCGGCCGAGCCTCGCCCCTCTCGGCTGGCTGCCCGTCGAAGCCGGTTCGTTGGCTCCGGTGTATCCCCCTGGCTACCCGTTGCTCATGGCAGGCCCGCGCCTGATCCATCCGCGGTGGATGTTCGCCGTCGTGCCCCTCGCTGGCGCAGCGACACTCGTGGCTCTCATCGTCCTGGCCCGCGCAATCGGGCGCGCCGACGTTGGCGTCGCGGCGGCAGCACTGCTCGCCTCGAGTCCGGCTTTCCTGATGTCGCTCGTGGTGCCGATGTCCGACCTGCCGGCGACCGCCGCGTGGGCCGTGGCCGCCACGCTCGCCCTTGGCCGCAGCCCGCGCGCCGATCAACGCGGAACGCCGAACGCCGACCGCAGCGGAATCGGCCATGCGTGGTCCGCGATCGGCGCTGGTGCGGTGGGCGGCCTGGCACTCCTGATCCGCCCCAACCTGCTGCCGTTGTCGATCGGGGTCCTCGTGCTGGCGACGATGCAAGACTCGGACAGGCGACAACGATATGCCCGCCTGCTGATCGTGGGCTCCGGTTTCGCCGCGGGTGCACTTCTGGTGGCGGCATTTCAGTCGGCGTACTACGGCTCGCCGACGGCAAACGGCTACGGCCGCTTGACCGATCTGTTCGCCTTTCGCCACTGGCGGACAAACGTGCTGCAGTTCGCGCATTGGCTGTTCGAGACTCACCCCACGGCCGTCCTCGTGGCGTCTGTCGTTGGCGCCATGTCGACCCTTCGTCGAAGTGCCGCGCCAGCCTCACGCCTGTTGTGGCTGCCAGCACTCACGCTCGCCTGCTACGTGCTGTACCTGCCCTTCGACAACTGGACCTACCTGCGTTTCCTGTTGCCCGCATTCCCGTTGATGATGCTCTGGGCGGCCATCGGCATACGCCACGTCGTCGGCTACCTTCGCGAGCCCATGCCGTCATATGCGTTTGCGCTGACGGTGGCCTGGTGTGCGCTGGCCGGCGTTCACGAGGCCAGGGTGCGCCATGTGTTTGCCAACGCCGCGAGCCTCGAACGGTTCCGGTCCGTGTCGATCGAGGTGGCGAAGGTCATCCCGCCGCGGAGTATCGTCATCACCCGTGAGTTCAGCGGCAGCTTGCAGTACTACGGGCATGTCGACACGGTCCGATGGGATTGGCTGGATGCGGCCGGGCTCGAGCAGGCCGTCAGGACGCTGCAGTCGCAGGAGCGACAGGTATTTGCGTTGCTCGACCTTAGGAGTGAGGTTCCCGAATTCGAGAGGAACCGCCCTCCCGGTGGTACCTCCCTGCGCCTCGAACAGCTTCAGACATTCAGCGGCACCGTGGAGCGTGTCGCCCTGTACCGGGTCATGGGCGACGTACCTGGCGCGACCGGGCCCGTCAGTCGCCCTTGAGCACTTCGATCGGGTCCACGGCCGATCCACGCTGCGCCGATACGTAACTGGCCAATGACGCGGCAACCACCAGCCCCAGCGCGACCGCCAGGTGTGTCGGCAGGTCCAATGGCGTGATGCCGAACAACTGCGACGCGATGAGGCGCGTCAGGCCCGCAGCCGCGCCGAGGCCGATCACGACACCGACGCCGACGAGGACCAGGGCGTGGCGGACGAACATCTGCGACACCTCGCCGCGCCGTGCGCCGAGGGCGAGGCGGATGCCGATCTCACGGCGACGCCGCGACACGCTGTAGCTGACGACGCCGTAGACCCCAATCAGCCCGAGGATCAGAGCCAGCGCACCAGTGATGCCGAGGAGCAGCAGCGTCATCGACGCGCGTCCCATCGACTGCCGATACATCGCGCCCAGCGTCCGGGGCTGGGCGATGGAGAGATCGCCGTGGACCGAGGCGATGGCGCGACGGAGATCGACCAGGAAGTCGGCGTGCCCCGCGCGGACGCTGCGGACGACGAACGCCGCCGTCGGCACCGATCGCGGTGGGTTCACGATCAGCGCCGGTGCCGGCTGATCGAGCCCGTCGTGATGCACGTCCTCGACGACGCCGATGATTTCCGACCCGGGATTGGCTGGGAACGCGCTGATCCGCCGCCCCAGCGCGGCAGCCGGCGATCCCCACTCCTTGCGGGCCAGCCCTTCGGAGACCAGCATCACCTGCCGTTGCGTGACGACGTCGTCCCAGGTCAGGCCACGGCCGGCCACGATGCGGGTCTGCATGGTCTCGAACAGGCCCGGCGAGGCATTCTGAATTTCCCAGGTGCGAGACAGTCCATCGGCAGCCGGCACGCCGTCGACGTACGGGATGAGCGACACCTGGCGCCCGTCGCCGTCCAGTGGCAGGCCGTCGTTGCCCGACGCGAAGCCGGCCGACGTGACGCCGCCGATCGCGGCGAGCCGATCGAGTAGCGCCCGCTGCGTGTTGAGCAACCGTTCGCGGTTGGCGGCATTCTCGTCGCCACCAAGCGGCCCGGTCCGAGGAATCGTGAGCAGGAATGTCTGCACCGCATCCGGATTGCGGAAGCCAGGGACGACGCGATGCAGCTCCAGGAAGGTCCGGATCATCAACCCAGAGCCGACCAGCAGCACGAGCGCCGTCGCCACCTGCGCCACCACGAGTATCTGCCGTGTGCACAGACCGCCTGGACCGTCGCTCACCGAGCGCGTGCCGCGCAGCGCCTCGGAGTGCGGTGTACCCGTAGCGGACAGTTGCGCCAGCGGCACACCGGCAGCGATCAGGGTCGCGCCGACAGCCGTTCCCGCGGCGACGAGCAGCACCACGGGATCGATGCGCACGGTCATGATCTGCGGCAGGTCGTCGACGCCGAGCGAGAGCAGGTACGGCAGGCCGGCGTACGCGAGGGCAACGCCGCCGAGGCCACCGATCAGCCCCACGACCGCGGCTTCGGCCAGCACGACGCGGGCGATGGCGGCACGGCCGGCGCCGAGCGCTGACCGGACGGCCAGCTCGGACCGGCGCGACTGCGTGCGCACGAGCATCAGGTTGGCGACGTTGGCGCACGCCATGAGCAGGAGCAGCGACATCGTGCCCATCAGGATCCACAGCGTCTGTCCGAGGTCGCCGACGACCTTGTCCTTGAGCGTGCGCAGCGCCGGCCTGATTCTCGGCAGCGGCCCCTGGAAGCCGGGATTGAACTCCCGGATGAGCAGCGGCAGCATGCGTGCAACGTCGGCATTGGCGGCCTCTAACGTCACGCCCTTCTTCAGCCTCGCGATCGCACGGCCATCTCCCGAGGGGAACCGGGCATCGGCGCGGACGTGCTGCAGCGGATAGAAGACGTCCGCGTCGTAGTCGAAGAACCGGAACGACGAGGGCAGCACGCCGATGATCTCGCGCGCCACGCCCTCGACCATCAGGGTTTGCCCCACAGCCGGCGTCGCGCCGAAGCGACGCTGCCAGTATCCGTGCGAGATCACCACCGTCGGTGCCGCTCCGGTGCGATCGTCCGCGGCAGTGAAGGTGCGCCCGGCCACCGGCGTCGCGCCCAGGATCTGCAACACCTCGTGTGTCATCTCGAGGCTCGTGACCGACTCGGGCTCGCCGTCGCCGCTGACCGTCACCGGGGAGCTGTCCCAGTCCCAGTGGCCAATGGCGTCGAATGTCCGGTTGTGATCGCGATAACCGAAGTAGGCGGCCGGCGACGCAAGGAGCTGGCCGCCGTTGGCGCCCTGGTGGACGATCTCGACGAGACGATCCTGGTCGGGATACGGCAGCGGCCGAATCAGGATGCCGTAAACGACGCTGAACATCGCGGTGGTGGCGCCGATGCCGAGCGCGAGCGTGATGACCGCGACGGCCAGGAAGGTCGGGGCTCGCTGGAGGGCCCGCCACCCGAAACGTACATCGCGCGCGAGATCCTCGAGACCCGTCGCGCGGAACTCGTCGCGCGTTCGCTCGCGCACCTGCTCCACGCCGCCGAAGCGCAGGAGTGCCTGACGTCGTGCCTCGTCGGGCGGCATCCCGGCACGACGGTTCTTGTCGGCCTGGCTCTCGACGTGAAAACGAATCTCGTCCTGGAGTCCGTCCTCGAGTTCCTGCCGCTGCAGCGTCGAGCGAAGTCGTCGCCAGCCTTCACGCAGTAGGCCCATCGTTTACCTCAGCTCGCGTTGGTCGCCCGCAGGACGAGCGTGATCGCGCGCGACATCCGTTCCCACTGTGCCAGCGAGTCCTGCAGGTACCGGCGTCCACTCGCTGTCAGCGCGTAGTAGCGCGCCCGGCGGTTGTTGTCGGTCACGCGCCAGTCCGAACGGACGAAGCCTTGCCGCTCGAGGCGGTAGAGCGCGGGATAGAGCGTGCCCTGACCGAGCTGCAGCACCTGCTCGGACCACTGCTCGATGCGTTCGGTGATGCCCCAGCCGTGCATCGGCTCGAGTTGAAGGGCTCTCAGGACCAGCATGTCCAGCGTGCCCTGCATGACGTCGCTTCGCTCTTTGGCCACGGTCTCCTTTCGATAGACGTAAGAAGTCTCGCAGGTGTTCCTTTCGACTGTCAAGGGGAAGCGACTGCGCACGAAGATGGGCCGGGCTCGGAGAGCCGGCCCTACCGGCTCGCGGAAGCGCGGGTTTGGTAGGGCCCGTTCTCCGAACGCGGCCCGTAGATTC includes:
- a CDS encoding FtsX-like permease family protein, with amino-acid sequence MSLTFATSAATALAFGLLPAIRGTRVPLAESLKEQSRGVIGVEGRAAGIPLGKILVAGQMAIAILLLVAVLFMRSLQALVNVDVGFDRDHVLVARIDPRSSGYTVAELPALYTRVADGVGRVPGVAAVSLSWTGAFTGRNRGNFLVEGYVPASAERMETRKNWVTSDYFETVGLAITQGRAFGAEDSATTRRVGVISETMARRYFPNQSPIGRRLSWGSSNFDADGYEIVGVVEDARYNDVRTESVNMTYLLATQSDRYANHVQVRVSGEPAAVINAVRSALRESEPRLAIGAIETLDEGIVRSMGVERLLGWLTMTFGAAALGLACLGLYGTVSYAVRRRTAELGIRIALGANRAAVQWLIVREALLSVLLGGAIGLPLAFTAARAAAGLLYATTPFDPVAYGTAVGVLAAVSACAAYIPARRASRLDPMIALRME
- a CDS encoding ABC transporter permease — its product is MMRYAQEALARLMAIFRKRTLDLELDEELSAHLDLLTHRNVQRGLSPEEAHRQAVLQMGGLTATKVLHREARGLPRAEAVTRAFSQAWRSWRSAKSIALLATFALAVGIGSATAIYTVVNGVMLKPLGYRDGHRFVALCESDRIDTERCGDLSYRDAEEYQQRTTTFDAFGWFRESGKNLMHGVEPLHVKGVAVTIPLVHQFGVAPSLGRWFDDDSGAVISHALWRRLGADPAIVGQGLTLDGRAYAVAGVMPASFHLPVTGQTAAADRVDVWTPLDIAERDGCCYLVYARRKPGVSVAAVTADVTRVAAALVAENPKRRLTSTARVRDLHETVIERVRPTLLLLFAAAALLFLIACASAAGLLLSRSVARARETAMRVALGASRGQLAMQYVAEGLLIALPAAAIGIALSLVVTPAVVSLAGDYLPRPDDIHVDWRVLGFALGAAAVAGILSSLAPLRQAARTTPAAALGDGVRVSAGRQSRRASRSLVIAEVALAFGLLTVSAALIVHVRHLAHASPGFDADNLLTFILSVPGTIAFDPDQRIPNQKRLVAAIGAIPGVDAVAFANQLPLTGWGRVTSIHPEGAPDADAAHRTSRLMAVSPGYFDVMRIPLHRGRLLTDLDARPGDVPVVLNEAAARRYWGERDAVGAHGTFDDRQGPRFQVVGIVGNVKNEGMDVPTSPEVYVLVFPYPVESMYVVVRSTRPVASLAPDIRQAVRRVDAAQPVHAVATMREIIQGTMTLERAVSFLATFFASAALLMAMLGVYGVIAYAVRQRSMEIGMRMILGASGQDVLTLVLGDGLRLAAYGMVAGGVVAIVGVFVLGRVFDAVASGTTPFIYSTAIVAVLAVVASLAPALRAAVKSPLVVLREGS
- a CDS encoding PadR family transcriptional regulator, producing the protein MSEDKIDLLKGTLDLLVLQILSSMGPLHGYGVARRLEQTSGDELAMNEGTIYASLVRLEQRRLIKTSWGTSENNRRAKYYSLTRAGEKALTAETTNWTRLATVIGRVLATGVGGNNR
- a CDS encoding metallophosphoesterase gives rise to the protein MRRPACLGASVLASALLFTFPAAPATAPWPEFTQAAAPAREFSLPNRSSSLKFFVLGDFGTGSRQQYALGERMATVHRVFPATLVITVGDNIYGGERPQDFTKKFEEPYRELLERGVKFHASLGNHDAREQSHYAPFNMGGRTYHSFDAPRQDVKFIAIESDYPTPKQIAWLKEELASRDDWIIPYFHHPLYSSGRRHGPHLDLRATLEPLFLASNVTVVFAGHEHFYERTKPQRGITHFIVGSGGQLRKGNLDPRSSVTARGFDTDRAFLAVEIDGDELFFNAIDTAGAVVDSGQIARRKR
- a CDS encoding ABC transporter ATP-binding protein, with translation MPLQISEHFKRLLPIALVPLWCVAAGLTAFSALYGESLPLPGIQVSLRNASRPFLLLAVLTLLLVHLRPARALRIRDGVRRVSATVPAWCVAIALAVLVGAVGCRFGSDVAAGADSYGYITQAEMLSTGHLQRPESALAAGATWPNSRPSLAPLGWLPVEAGSLAPVYPPGYPLLMAGPRLIHPRWMFAVVPLAGAATLVALIVLARAIGRADVGVAAAALLASSPAFLMSLVVPMSDLPATAAWAVAATLALGRSPRADQRGTPNADRSGIGHAWSAIGAGAVGGLALLIRPNLLPLSIGVLVLATMQDSDRRQRYARLLIVGSGFAAGALLVAAFQSAYYGSPTANGYGRLTDLFAFRHWRTNVLQFAHWLFETHPTAVLVASVVGAMSTLRRSAAPASRLLWLPALTLACYVLYLPFDNWTYLRFLLPAFPLMMLWAAIGIRHVVGYLREPMPSYAFALTVAWCALAGVHEARVRHVFANAASLERFRSVSIEVAKVIPPRSIVITREFSGSLQYYGHVDTVRWDWLDAAGLEQAVRTLQSQERQVFALLDLRSEVPEFERNRPPGGTSLRLEQLQTFSGTVERVALYRVMGDVPGATGPVSRP
- a CDS encoding ABC transporter permease; this encodes MGLLREGWRRLRSTLQRQELEDGLQDEIRFHVESQADKNRRAGMPPDEARRQALLRFGGVEQVRERTRDEFRATGLEDLARDVRFGWRALQRAPTFLAVAVITLALGIGATTAMFSVVYGILIRPLPYPDQDRLVEIVHQGANGGQLLASPAAYFGYRDHNRTFDAIGHWDWDSSPVTVSGDGEPESVTSLEMTHEVLQILGATPVAGRTFTAADDRTGAAPTVVISHGYWQRRFGATPAVGQTLMVEGVAREIIGVLPSSFRFFDYDADVFYPLQHVRADARFPSGDGRAIARLKKGVTLEAANADVARMLPLLIREFNPGFQGPLPRIRPALRTLKDKVVGDLGQTLWILMGTMSLLLLMACANVANLMLVRTQSRRSELAVRSALGAGRAAIARVVLAEAAVVGLIGGLGGVALAYAGLPYLLSLGVDDLPQIMTVRIDPVVLLVAAGTAVGATLIAAGVPLAQLSATGTPHSEALRGTRSVSDGPGGLCTRQILVVAQVATALVLLVGSGLMIRTFLELHRVVPGFRNPDAVQTFLLTIPRTGPLGGDENAANRERLLNTQRALLDRLAAIGGVTSAGFASGNDGLPLDGDGRQVSLIPYVDGVPAADGLSRTWEIQNASPGLFETMQTRIVAGRGLTWDDVVTQRQVMLVSEGLARKEWGSPAAALGRRISAFPANPGSEIIGVVEDVHHDGLDQPAPALIVNPPRSVPTAAFVVRSVRAGHADFLVDLRRAIASVHGDLSIAQPRTLGAMYRQSMGRASMTLLLLGITGALALILGLIGVYGVVSYSVSRRRREIGIRLALGARRGEVSQMFVRHALVLVGVGVVIGLGAAAGLTRLIASQLFGITPLDLPTHLAVALGLVVAASLASYVSAQRGSAVDPIEVLKGD
- a CDS encoding PadR family transcriptional regulator produces the protein MAKERSDVMQGTLDMLVLRALQLEPMHGWGITERIEQWSEQVLQLGQGTLYPALYRLERQGFVRSDWRVTDNNRRARYYALTASGRRYLQDSLAQWERMSRAITLVLRATNAS